A single Vigna radiata var. radiata cultivar VC1973A chromosome 8, Vradiata_ver6, whole genome shotgun sequence DNA region contains:
- the LOC106770153 gene encoding uncharacterized protein LOC106770153: protein MAADGTEQHVTLKLMVMKGKKKVVIAEAGKEFVDILFSFLTLPLGTIARLVREESKVEPPELALLRSLHQSVENLDNGYLCTDACREMLLRPRNSMEAYCRRLKLNIDDTEPTEYFVCNNLIYCSYTSPVLLSSFKNKQCRCGRMLAKPISAEASCVFDGFVKSNSRFMITDDLKVIPNSMDKIVNVLKNSGIKSMSSVNVMSVNITKNQVIYMLKCCLYSKTVLTDLFLEKLPREILHKRERIVPSDFKANENDSGKITVKIMQRKSNGKIVFAEGKEDFANFLFNLLTIPIGGAVDLMEGCSCVGSLDGLYNSFIDLDEDYFTTKVKNNKFVDPVLAPQLKLDSLLPLTCDYVPEYFCYVNIIMEDYYLTSVCKSCVPYLERCVPVEFVDSISYTNNNDKGYLKGPTTYMVTDDLVVTPSSSISVMFLVSSMSIPVDDLQEKVVSIGTEECVRILQASLSSTSALTLGLSHLTEVKEDN from the exons ATGGCTGCCGATGGAACTGAGCAACATGTTACCTTGAAGCTTATGGTAATGAAAGGGAAAAAGAAGGTTGTCATTGCAGAGGCAGGGAAGGAGTTTGTGGATATTCTGTTTAGCTTCTTGACGTTACCTTTAGGAACCATTGCAAGACTTGTGCGTGAGGAGTCCAAGGTGGAGCCACCTGAACTTGCATTACTGAGAAGCCTCCATCAAAGCGTAGAGAATCTTGACAATGGGTATCTTTGCACAGATGCGTGTAGAGAAATGCTGCTGCGTCCCAGAAACTCCATGGAAGCTTACTGTAGGAGATTGAAGCTAAACATTGACGACACAGAACCCACGGAGTATTTTGTTTGTAACAACTTGATCTATTGTTCATACACAAGCCCAGTCTTGTTAAGCAGCTTCAAAAATAAACAATGCCGATGTGGCCGCATGCTGGCAAAACCGATATCTGCTGAAGCCTCTTGTGTCTTCGATGGTTTTGTTAAGAGTAATTCTCGTTTTATGATCACGGACGATCTGAAAGTTATCCCAAACTCAATGGATAAAATCGTTAATGTGCTGAAGAACAGTGGAATAAAAAGCATGTCTTCAGTAAACGTAATGTCGgtaaatataactaaaaatcaG gtaatatatatgttgaaatgttgtttgtacTCAAAGACAGTTTTGACTGATTTGTTCTTAGAAAAACTTCCCAGAGAGATATTACATAAAAGGGAAAGAATCGTTCCCTCTGATTTTAAAGCAAATGAAAATGACAGTGGTAAAATCACAGTGAAGATAATGCAGAGAAAATCTAATGGGAAGATAGTGTTTGCTGAAGGAAAAGAAGATTTTGCGAACTTTCTGTTTAATTTGCTAACTATTCCCATAGGAGGAGCAGTAGATTTGATGGAAGGGTGTTCTTGTGTTGGTAGTCTCGATGGATTGTATAATAGTTTTATTGATTTGGATGAAGATTATTTTACTACAAAAGTGAAGAATAATAAGTTTGTTGATCCTGTACTTGCTCCACAGTTAAAATTGGATAGTTTGCTACCTTTAACGTGCGACTATGTCCCCGAATATTTTTGTTACGTTAATATAATCATGGAAGATTACTATTTAACTTCCGTGTGCAAGTCATGCGTCCCATACTTGGAAAGGTGTGTTCCTGTAGAGTTTGTGGATTCCATATCTTATACAAATAACAATGATAAAGGATATTTAAAAGGACCGACAACGTATATGGTAACAGATGATTTGGTGGTGACGCCGTCGTCCTCCATTTCTGTTATGTTTTTGGTGAGCAGTATGAGCATTCCCGTTGATGACTTGCAAGAGAAAGTGGTTAGCATTGGCACGGAGGAG TGTGTGCGCATATTACAAGCGTCATTGAGCTCTACATCAGCCCTAACATTAGGTCTCAGCCACTTAACCGAAGTGAAGGAGGACAACTGA